DNA sequence from the Zavarzinia compransoris genome:
TTCAAGGCCGGCGCCAAGATCGAGATCAGCCGCTTCAAGGGTCTCGGCGAAATGCCACCCGCCCAATTGCGCGAAACCACCATGGACCGGACCAAGCGCACCCTGCTGCGGGTCACGGTGTTCGAGGGCGACGAGGGCGATACCGCCCATCTGGTCGAGCGCCTGATGGGCAAGAAGGCGGAAACCCGCTTCGCCTTCATCCAGGAAAACGCCGCCCGCGCCACCGATCTCGATATCTGAGCACCACCGCGAGGAGAGCCGCGATGCCGAAAGCCCTTTACCGGACCGGTGCCCTTCTCGCCCTCGCCCTGCTCGCGGGCTGCGCCGGGATTGCCCCGGTGGTCACCCATCAGGATCTGGACGTCGACTTCTACCGCACCAGCATCCTGAACGCCGCGACCGTCGACGGAACCCTGCCGGCCACCGTCGTCGGCGCCCCGGTGGCGGGTGCCGGTGCCGCCGACGCGCTGGCGCCACTGCGCCTGCCGGCGACGATCAATGCCCACCGCCTCGTCCCCGGCAAGGACGAAGGGGTGCGCCTCGTCATCCTCTATCACCCGAAAGCCGCCGCCGCCGGCGATCGGGCCTGCGCGCCGGCCGACAGCCTGGCGCCCCTGGTCACGGCACCGGCGGCCGGCGCCGCCTTCACCGCCCAGGTCGTGCTGTGCCAGGGCCGGCGCCGGGTATCCACCGCCCTCGTCACCGGCCCCGCGATCGCCGGCTTGGCCGACCCGGCCTATGCCGACACCCTGATGGCCGCCCTGGTAACGATCCTGCCGAGCCTGCCGATCCGCGGCTTCACCATTATCAATTAGTTCAGCACACAGCTCGGCACGAGACGCCACAACGGGAAGCGCCGAAGAAAAACATCCTTTTTCGATATGCTGCGCCGGAACGATTCCAAAAAGGATTCATTGATCTATCGATACAGCCGACAATGTCGGACTATCGAGCGAGATCAACAATCCTTTGTAGGTAACGTCGCAGGAGATTGAGGATGCAGTTTCCCCACCGCTCGTTCTTCGGAAAAATCTGGCCCGCCGCCCTGCTCGGCCTTGCCGCGCTCCAGTTTGTCGGCACCGCGGCCGCCCAGCAGCCCGCGACGCGGGAAATTCGTGTGGTCAACAAGTGCCGCCTGCCGATCAACCTGCTGATCGAGCATGCCGATGGCTATCGCAACTGGCACCCCCATGCCTGGTACCGGATCGACGCCCTCGCCAGCACGGGCCTGAAGAACAAGAATGGCGATCTCTTGCGTCAGTCGGACGGCCTTTCCCTCTACTATTACGCAGAAAGCGTCAACGGGCGCTACTTCTGGCAAGGTACCGATTCAAGCACGACCTGGAATAACACCACCTACCGCCTGCGAAAGGCTGCGACCTATGTCTCGGAGCAGCGCCTGACTTTCGAACTGACCTGCGATTGAGCGCAAGGACTCGCCGTGGGCCGTCGCCGTGGCGCTTCGGCAACGGCCCACGGCACGCATGGCCGCCCGGCGCCGCCCGGAGGTTGACTTGACGGTACATTCGTCTATCGTCGCCCGTGCTGTAAATTGTGCATCGCAGCGATCAAAGGGCGTGATCGGTCCGACAGCCGATCGGCCCAACTGTCCCGATGGTCGGGCGGCTGCGGCACCAGGGAAGCGGAACCACGGTCAATGAGTTTTGAAGAACTGGGCCTCAGCGCTGAAGTGCTGCGGGCGGTGGCAGAGGCCGGATATGCCGAGCCCACCCCGATTCAGGCCCAGGCCATCCCCCAGGTCCTGCAAGGCCGCGACGTCATGGGCATCGCCCAGACCGGCACGGGCAAGACGGCGTCCTTCACCCTGCCCATGATCGATGTCCTCGCGGCCGGGCGTCCCAAGGCGCGCATGCCCCGCTCCCTGATCCTGGAGCCGACCCGCGAACTGGCCGCCCAGGTGGCCGAGAATTTCGAGAAATACGGCAAGTATCACAAGCTCTCGATGGCGCTGCTGATCGGCGGCACCTCGATGGACGAGCAGGTGAAGAAGCTCGACCGCGGGGTCGACGTGCTGATCGCCACCCCGGGCCGCCTGCTCGACCATTTCGAGCGCGGCCGCATCATGATGTCGGGCATCAAGGTCCTCGTGGTCGATGAAGCCGACCGCATGCTGGACATGGGCTTCATCCCCGATCTCGAGCGGATCTGCAGCCTGCTGCCGGGCAGCCGCCAGACCCTGTTCTTCTCGGCGACCATGTTGCCGGAAGTGAAGCGCCTGGCCGACAAGTTCCTCACCCTGCCGGTGGAAATCTCCGTCGCCCGCGCCTCCTCGACCGCGACCACCATCACCCAGCGGCTCGCCGTCGTCGACGAGGCGGACAAGCGCCCGGCCCTGCGCCACCTGCTGCGCACCGAAGAGATCCGCAACGCCATCATCTTCTGCAACCGCAAGGTCGATGTCGATATCGTCGGCAAGTCGCTGCAGAAGCACGGCTTCAATGCCGCCGCCCTGCATGGCGACATGGTGCAGAGCGAGCGGAACGTGGTGCTCGAACGCTTCCGGGCCGGCGAAGTGCCGATCCTGGTCGCCTCCGACGTTGCCGCCCGTGGCCTCGACGTCGCCGAGATCAGCCATGTCTTCAATTTCGACGTGCCGATCCATGCCGAGGATTACGTGCACCGCATCGGCCGCACCGGCCGCGCTGGCCGCGAGGGCAAGGCTTTCACCCTCGCCAGCCCCTATGACACGAAATTCGTCAAGGCGATCGAAGACTTGATCAAGCAGAGCATCGAGCGCCTGAGCGTCGACGGGATCGAACCCTGCGAGCTTCTGTCCGACGCCGAAGCCAAGGCCCGCAAGCGCAGCCGCGGCCGGGCCACCGCAACGGTGAAGGGCGTGCGCGGCCCCAAGGCCCGGAAGCCCGAGGCCGAAACGGTCGAAGCCGCCGCCCCCGCCGCGGCCGAAGACTCCCGTCCCCCCCGCGGCCGCAACCGCCGCCGGAACGACGACGCCCCCCCCCGCGAGGAGCGAGTCGCCCGCGAAGACCGCACCGAGCGCCCGGCCCGGCCCGATCCCGCGCCCGAGCGTGATCGGAGTGAGCGTGATCGGAGCGAGCGTGATCGGAGCGAGCGTGACCGGAGCGAGCGCGATCGGGGTGAACGCGATCGGTCGGAGCGCGGGAACGAGCGCGACCGGGGTGACCGCCGTGAGCGCCGCGGCCGCCGCGACGACGACCTGGGCCCCAGCGTCATCGGCTTCGGCGACCATGTCCCCGCCTTCATCCTGCGCCCGGTCTATCCGGCCAAGGAACCGCTTCCGATCGAAGCCTGATCGAGACGAACGCCACCGCGTGAATGATCTGAAGGTCCCGGGTTCAAAGACCCGGGACCTTTTTCATTCGACATGCGCGATCAAGACCGAGGGCAACGAGGCGAACCGATCGTCAGGTCTGCTCGTGGTTCGAAGGCGGTTTGCCGGCCGGTGTCGAGATCTCGCCGCCGTTCAGCACATCTTCGAGAGTCCAGGGACAAGTCTCGGGTACCGCCACGGCTTCGTCAAAAGCCGCGAAGTCGGCGATCGCGGCGTCCCTGGCATCTTCCCAAGCGTTTTCAAACAGCTTGTCGATGTGATGCTTCAGGCTCGGCGTTCTCCTCAGGTCTCGCCGTGCCGCGATCCGAAAGGCCGAAACTTCAGATTTCCAATGTTTTCTCGGTTCGCCTGACGGCGAAAGCGTCAGCTTCAGCATATGACGCAGGATATTGTAGAGATGCGCTTCAAGTGCCCGCTTCTGGGACGCCCCCAAATCCTCGATCTCCTCGATAAGATGGGCGATATCCAGTCGGTCGAACCGCCGTGCCCGCAAATGCGCGGCCTGCTCCGCCGACCAGAGCAGGATATCGTCGTCATAGAGCCCGGATCCTGATGCCGGCCGCCGTTCAGCAACCATTCGCGGCTTCCCCTTAAGACTGGGTCTCCATCAAATCAATTTTTTCACGCGCTCGCAATCGATGCTGGCTCTTGCGGCCGTGGACGCCCCCTTGCCGAGCGCCGGAGAATTGCAAAACGCCCCGGCCGATGGCCGGGGCGCTGTCGTTTCCGGGCTTGCTTTGCCGCTTACTTCAGCATGAAGCCGAGCAGGCGATCGATGGTCTTGCCGAAGGGCGGGCGCATCATCGACAGCAGGTTGTATTTCGACTGGTGCATGACCGCCTTCCTGTGGCTGAAGGTGAGGAAACCTTCGCGGCCATGGTAGGATCCCATGCCCGAGGGGCCGACGCCGCCGAACGGCAGGTCTTCCTGGGCGACATGCATCACCGTCTCGTTGATCGCCGCCCCGCCCGAGGTGGTCCGGGTCAGCACCTTGTCCTGCACCGCCCTGTCGTCGGAGAAGACATAGAGGGCGAGCGGGCGCGGATGCTCGTTCACATAATCGATGGCTTCGTCGACCTGGCGATAGGTCTTGATCGGCAGCAGGGGCCCGAAGATCTCGTCCTGCATCACCTTCATGTCGTCGGTGGCGTCGAGGATCAGGGTCGGCGGGATCTTATGCGCCGGCTGCTGTTCGAAACTCTCCTGCGCCGGGTTGACCTGGATGACCTTGGCGCCCTTGGCCTCGGCATCGGCGATCAGGCCCTTCAGGCGGTCGAAGTGCCGCTGGTTCACGACCGAGGTGTAGTCGTCATTGTCCT
Encoded proteins:
- a CDS encoding DEAD/DEAH box helicase, producing MSFEELGLSAEVLRAVAEAGYAEPTPIQAQAIPQVLQGRDVMGIAQTGTGKTASFTLPMIDVLAAGRPKARMPRSLILEPTRELAAQVAENFEKYGKYHKLSMALLIGGTSMDEQVKKLDRGVDVLIATPGRLLDHFERGRIMMSGIKVLVVDEADRMLDMGFIPDLERICSLLPGSRQTLFFSATMLPEVKRLADKFLTLPVEISVARASSTATTITQRLAVVDEADKRPALRHLLRTEEIRNAIIFCNRKVDVDIVGKSLQKHGFNAAALHGDMVQSERNVVLERFRAGEVPILVASDVAARGLDVAEISHVFNFDVPIHAEDYVHRIGRTGRAGREGKAFTLASPYDTKFVKAIEDLIKQSIERLSVDGIEPCELLSDAEAKARKRSRGRATATVKGVRGPKARKPEAETVEAAAPAAAEDSRPPRGRNRRRNDDAPPREERVAREDRTERPARPDPAPERDRSERDRSERDRSERDRSERDRGERDRSERGNERDRGDRRERRGRRDDDLGPSVIGFGDHVPAFILRPVYPAKEPLPIEA
- a CDS encoding DUF29 domain-containing protein; translated protein: MVAERRPASGSGLYDDDILLWSAEQAAHLRARRFDRLDIAHLIEEIEDLGASQKRALEAHLYNILRHMLKLTLSPSGEPRKHWKSEVSAFRIAARRDLRRTPSLKHHIDKLFENAWEDARDAAIADFAAFDEAVAVPETCPWTLEDVLNGGEISTPAGKPPSNHEQT